GGGAGCCTCCGATCCGATCGTGACCACCTCGCCGTCGGCGGTGACCATCTCCACGGCGAGCACGTGGCCGACCGTCGTCCCTTCTGCCAGACAGTGCGGGCCCCCGGCGCCCGTGGCGACATTGCCGCCGATCGTCGACACCGACTGCGACGACGGGTCGGGAGCGAAGTGCAGGCCGAGTGACTGCGTTTCCTTGGACAGGTCGAGGTTGACGACGCCTGGCTCGACCCATGCCGTTGCCCCGATCGGATCGACCTTCAAGATCCGGTTCATCTTGGCGAGTGCCACCATGATCGCCGGCCCCGTGGCGATCGCTCCCGACGCCAGACCGGTGCCGGCGCCCCGTGGAACGACAGGAAAGCCGTGAGACGCCGCGAGGCGCATGACATCGACGACTTCCTCGGTCGTCTCCGGCAGAACCACCACGGTCGGGTCGCCCCGCTTCATCCCCGAGTCCTTGCCATAGATGTGCAGCCGGAGCGGGTCGGAGAGAACGCGCTCCGGGTCGAGCGCCGACTGAAGATCTGCGACGAGCGTCATGGACAGGATCGTACCCGGTGAGTAGTGGGTGAAGCGCTCAGAACCCGGGACTCTCAAACCCGGCTCGCACGGCGGGAACCCAGGGTTGCTGATGACTGGGGTATCGTGGGCATCATGGACCACATTCAGCCGCCGCGCCGCTATCTCATGGGCCCTGGCCCCTCGCCGGTCGAACCGACTGTCCTCGCAGCCATGGCCAAGCCGGTTCTCGGACATCTCGATCCGGTCTTCATTCAGATCATGGATGAGGTCACGATCGCGTTGCGCGAGGTATTCCAGACCGCCAACCGTCTCACGTTCCCGGTCTCGGGTACCGGGTCGGCGGGAGCGGAAGCGGCGATCGTCAACATGGTCGAGCCAGGCGACCGGGTGGTCGTCGGTGTCGCGGGAGTATTCGGAGCCCGTCTCGCCGAGATGGCGAGACGCGCAGGTGGAATCGTCAGTGAAATCCAAGCTCCTTGGGGATCGCCGGTACCCACAGACCAGATTGCGGACGCGGTCACGCAAAGAGGTGCCAAGGTCGTGGCGATCGTCCATGCGGAAACCTCCACGGGCATGCGCCAGCCGGTGGACGAGCTGCGCGCGGCGATCGGTGATGACCCGATCCTCATCGTCGACGCGGTCACTTCGCTCGGTGGCATCGAGGTCGACGTCGACTCGTGGGGCATCGACGTGTGTTTTTCGGGTACGCAGAAGTGCCTCAGCGTGCCCCCTGGCCTGGCACCGATCACGTTCTCGTCACGTGCCGAGTGGAAGCTCGAAACCCGATCTGCTCCGGTGCAGTCGTGGTACCTGGACGCGCGGCTCCTGCGTTCCTACTGGGAAGACGGAGAGAAGCGTCGGGCCTACCACCACACCGCACCAATCTCGATGGTCTACGGCCTCCACGAAGGTCTCCGCCTCGTTCTCGACGAGGGTTTGGATACGCGTTGGGCCCGCCATCACGACGCAGGCCGCTTCCTACGCAACGCCCTGATCGAGCGCGGCTACGAACCGTTCGCCGCCGACGGGTACCGCCTCCCTCAGCTCACCTCGGTCCGCCTCCCCAAGGGTGTCGACGACGCCGTGCGCAACGACCTCCTCAACGAGTTCGGCATCGAGATCGGCGCCGGCCTCGGTGACCTGGCCGGGAAGGTCTGGCGCATCGGACTCATGGGCCTGGGAGCGCGCCGCGAACACGCCCTGCGCCTGATCCAGGCACTCGACGCTTTGACCTGACGGTCTCAAGGGGGCGTAGCCTGGACTCGTGATCTCGACGTACCGAGGGCTGGTCCTGTTGGCGGCAGCAGTCGTCCTGGCTTCCTGCACAGGTTCTTCTCCCTCGACGGTTCCGATCGACGCGGAGGCTGCGCACCAGCTCATGCTGACAGGGGTCAACTTCACCGGCATCCTGGCACCCACCGATGCCTGGGTGGAAGTCGCCCAGCGCGGCTGTCGCGAAGGAGCGTGGGATTACGACGTTGCCGAGCGCCTCGGCCAGGAGGCGGTGGACGTGATCGGAAGCCCGCTGCCCGCGTTCGCGGTGTGGATGCTCACCGTGCAGGCCTGCCACGACCGATTCCCGCAGGATGCCCTGAAGAAGGGGCCTCCCCCGATGCCGTCCGGATGATCGCCGAGTGATCTGCCGCTACGGCCCGTAGCTGCGCAGCACGTCGATCAGGTCGTCGACGTTCCGGCCGTCGTATTCGAGCAGCAGGTTGTGATAGGGAGAGACGCTGGGGCGACCAGCTTGCCCTCCCCGTCGATGCGTGACGCACCGGACAACCCGTGCGTGTAGTGCCACAGGTCTGGCTCTTGCGCGTAGCGGCGAGAGAGGAGGAGCAGAAACTTCCTGCCGACGTCGGCCGTAGTGAAGGGATACGAGTCGGACTGCAGGCGGAGGAAGACTTCTCCACTCTCCGCATTCCGGTACGTGGTCGCAACTCGGACGACGACCTCCTGTTCGCTGCCACCTTTGATCCACTCGACAGGCCGGAACACCAGCCCGTCGAAAACAGTCTCGAGCAACGATCCCACGTCCTCCGGATCAGGGGGCTGCACAAACACCTAGGGCCGGATATCGGTCGGCTCACCCATGAGCACCAAATCGGAGTCTCGGTAGAGCTGTTCGAGGGACTCGACCTGGTAGTAGGTTGCCGATGGCTGCTGAGGAACGACTTGCGTTGTCGGTGACCGCGTTTCCGCGTCGATGGCACCAGGCGAGCATGCCACGGTTGTGAGAATGAGGATCAGCGCCAACCAAGCCAACCGGACTCGGCCAAACACACCGTTGCTCTCCCCTGGCATGCTCCCCACTCTACGCCTTGCCCCACCCTCCGCCACCGGGGGTGAGCACCCGAAGGCGGTCCCCTGCCCGCACCTCGAACGTGACCTTGCCGGGGAGTCGTTCCGGCACCGATCCCGGCCGGATCAGCCAGTCCTCACCGACTGCACCAGGCTCACCGCCGGCGAGCCCCCACGGCGGCACCCTTCGCCGCTCCCCCATCAGCGAGACGGTCGCGTCGGCGAGGAACTCGATCTCTCGTTCGATGCCTTCCCCACCGGGGAAACGGCCTGCTCCTCCGCCGGCACGACGCAGCCGGGTGGTGATGACCCGCAGCGGGTAGGCAACCTGCAGCGCTTCGATCGGTGTGTTCTTCGTGTTGGTCATCCCGGTGTGGACCCCGGACATTCCCGGCCTGCCGGGACGGCCGCCTTGTCCTCCACCGACCGTCTCGTAGTAGGCGAAGTCGTCGTTGCCGGCGAGGATGTTGTTCATGGTTCCCTGTGATGCGGCAGGCACCCGCTCGGGGGCCGCCTGGGCGAGCGCTCCGAGGAGCACATCGGCGATCCGCTGGCTGGTCTCGACGTTGCCTGCGGCCACCGCGGCGGGCGGTTCGGCATTCACCAACGTTCCCGGAGGGGCCAGCAACTCGAGAGGCCGGTAGCAGCCGCCGTTGGCCGGGATCGAAGGATCGGTCGCCACTCGTACCGCGTAGTAGAGACACGAACGGGTGACCGCCTCGACGGCGTTG
The sequence above is drawn from the Gammaproteobacteria bacterium genome and encodes:
- a CDS encoding aminotransferase class V-fold PLP-dependent enzyme, translated to MDHIQPPRRYLMGPGPSPVEPTVLAAMAKPVLGHLDPVFIQIMDEVTIALREVFQTANRLTFPVSGTGSAGAEAAIVNMVEPGDRVVVGVAGVFGARLAEMARRAGGIVSEIQAPWGSPVPTDQIADAVTQRGAKVVAIVHAETSTGMRQPVDELRAAIGDDPILIVDAVTSLGGIEVDVDSWGIDVCFSGTQKCLSVPPGLAPITFSSRAEWKLETRSAPVQSWYLDARLLRSYWEDGEKRRAYHHTAPISMVYGLHEGLRLVLDEGLDTRWARHHDAGRFLRNALIERGYEPFAADGYRLPQLTSVRLPKGVDDAVRNDLLNEFGIEIGAGLGDLAGKVWRIGLMGLGARREHALRLIQALDALT